CGCATGGGGATGTTCCAGATGCCCGGCCTGGTGCAACCACCGCTCACAGGCCAACCACCACAGATCTTTGGCTACGATGGCTTGACCAacttgcagcagcttccaCCAGACATGACGGCACAGATGTTTGCTGACTCCAACTTGCTGCTTGACGACAGCCAGGATgccaagagaaggagaattGCTAGGGTAAGCTTCCCCCATATGCCCTTTGGAGCGGCGCATATGCTGCAGTTGGCTTCCAATGATGAAGCTCGACATGCTAATCCAATCTTTCTCCAGGCCTGTGACCAATGTAGAAGGAAAAAGATCAAGTGTGACGGCAAGCTGCCATCGTGCACTCACTGCACTAACTACAAGACCGAATGCATCTTCACCCagattgaaaagaaaagggcgacGCCCAAAGGGTAAGACTCTCTAGGCGTCCTTTGTACGAGCTCTACTCACACATGATAGGGCCAAATATATCGAAGCACTGGAGAACCGTCTAACCCGCATGGAAAAGCTTCTTCGGCTAGCCGGTACGCTCTTCAACCTTTTCCCCCGAGACAAGTTTTGACCTTACTTACGCATGCTCCTTAGGCATTCTCGTaaatgaggatgatgatctTGCTGAACTCGAGAAGCGACTTATCGAAAAGTCAGGACATCCAGCAGCCGTTGCTCCAAGCTCCGGcccctcctcgccttctCGCCTTACGTCGGAAAGCGACGCTACAGCTTCCCCCAGAAGCTCCGTCACATCTCCCGGTCTGCAtagggagaaggagaaagagaaggacaaggacaaggatagGACACAAGAGGATAAACAGAAACCAGTTGCCACGCCAGGCAGCCTTCAGGGTGAGGAGGAAGTCGAGGCTTTGTCTGAGATGATGTGCTCCCTGGTGACAAATCACTGCGGAGAAACCAGATATATTGGTAAAATCATACATACTGGCAGACTTGTTATGGACACGCTCGACTAACAAGACGTAGGCTCTTCTTCCGggttttccatcttctcgcccaaGGGTGTCCAATGGATCAACAACAAGACTGGCGACGCCACTTTTCAGAATATGATCTCTGAAGTTTCCGAGGACGACCACAAGTGGACAAATTGGAAGCCTGAAATATTCAGCGACCTGTTTCAGCGACCCGTCTTCCGACCCCTACCGTCAAAGCCCGAGGCCATGTCCCTGCTCAAGGACTTCTTCGAAAACTTCAACTGCATGTTTCCGCTCTTCCACCAGCCGACTTTTATGCACCTAGTCGAACGCCAGTACTCCGATGATCCATACCAGGGCTCCGGTTGGTGGGCCAGTCTCAACTGTGCTTTAGCCATCGCTCATCGCCTGCGCGTCATGAGCAACCTGGTTCCacaagaggaggatgaaaaggCATGGGGTTATCTGAAAAACGCAATGAGCGTCTTTGCCGAGCTCACCATGCGCAACACGGACCTGCTGAGTGTCCAGGCCCTGCTTGGAATGGCGCTCTTCATGCAGGGTACACCCAACCCTCAGCCAACCTTCCTTTTgattgccgctgccattCGACTTTCGCATAGCATTGGCCTTCACAAAAAGGGAACGGGATTCAACCTCAACCCCATTGAAATCGAGCAGCGCAAGAGGGTGTTTTGGATTGCTTACATGCTGGACAAGGATCTCTGCCTGAGATCTGGGCGTCCTCCTGCccaagacgatgacgacatgAACGTCGAACTTCCCGACGCTGACCCTGAGGATAACATCGGAAACATTCCTCTGGCagatggaaaaggcaaaatgaACTTGTTCCGGGTCATGTGCGAATTCGCCGTCATCGAAAGCAACGTATACAAGAGACTATATTCAGCCAAGGCGGCAAAGCAATCCGACGGCGAGCTTCTTGCTACAATTGGGGAGTTGGATCAAGAGCTAGAGGAATGGAAGGACAGAATCCCCATTGACTTCAGGCCTGAACATGAAATTAGGGCTTCTCACACGCCCCTTATCCTCCACATCGTCATGGTTCATTTCACCTATTACAACTGCTTGACGACGATCCACCGCATGTCGATTCACCATGGATTTTGGACAAGCCGACTGGCCAACTACGCAATCTCGGGCCAGAATGTGCGGCCGCTGAACCCTAGAGTGTTCTCGTCTGCTATGCTCtcaacagcggcagcacGGGCATCTATTGCTCTACTCAAGTATATTCCACAAGGAGACTTTTCTTGTGTCTGGTAAGAAACTCATGGTCCTCAACTCAGGGGAGGTAAAAGCTAAACATCTTGATAGGTTGATTTTGTACTTCCCAGTATCGGCACTCGTGACTCTTTTCGGCAATATCCTTCAAAATCCTCTCGACCAGCGGGCGAAATCGGATGTTCGACTAATGAATCTCGTCGTCACCTTCCTCTCGATGCTTGGCCAAGAGGCAGAGCAAGGTGGTGTCCACAGAATGCTAGGCATCTGCTCCGAATTCTGTCGCATCGCTCAGAGAGTTATTGAAAAggctgagagagagcaaTCTTCCCGTCGCAAGCGCAAGCCCGCGGAAACTCCAGCAAACGGTGATGCTCGTAACCAATCCTTGTCGCCGAATGCTGCACATACAGCCAAGTCGACAACCCCAGCATCTTCGACCCATTCTCCGCAGCACACAGGCAGCACCGCAACGACGACGCCGCAGTCCCATGCCCACGACACCCTATCGCCCGagtttgctgctgctcgttcATATCAAAGTGCTGCGAATAAAGCTACACCGTCAGGGTCGTCACCGTCACTCGACCCCATGGGATGGGCACAGGATTTCCAGGTTCCCCAGGAGATGGAGTTTGAATCCTTTGAGGAAATGACCGGGTTCGGCGGTGACCTTCAGTCGCCACCGGCGCCCAACGGCCGTGGTTTCCAGCAGCCTTTGCTCCCTCAAGATCTGTTTTCCCTATCAATGAGTCTTGATTGGAACTGGGTCGAGATGAGCGGAGGGGCGTATCCCACGGTCGAAAATGGCAACTTTGGTGGCCTTGAGAATACCGGGGTCCTTGATCCAAGACAGCATCAACAGTGATttggatgatgctggagaagctggaattTTGAGTTGATACCATCCTCGCATGGCAATCTATATACGATTCGATGTGGGGACTGTTTATAACTTGTTTGTTTCAATCTTGTTCCAATTTTTGTGATTAATGTGTGCTGAATGGATTTTCGTGGGACAAACTGGTTTGAGCGAGCCTGAATGTATTCTAGCATGACTTAATGACCGAATGCCGTCTCAACTCtgtctttattttttacttatttGTTCCTTTCCTTCCTGTTCATTCTTTCCTTAGAATTCTCATGGTACTATCAGACAGACATGTATAGTGCTCTTGATTTGAGACGGAATAGTGCTGAAAGTAATCAAGGTGTATATTATTAAACTACTTTCGTGTAATTTACACTTGGCCGTCGTATCTCGTAAACCCTCACGTGGGTGGTATCAAGAAGCATTTCTCGCGCAAACACTCGATTTACAGAGAGACAAGTATATGTGCCAATTACGCTGGGGGACCAGCTTTATTGTTTCACCTACTGGTATCTGTGTAAAAAGCAAACACGACGAGCCATAAAGTCCCCCCCCCAAAAAGGGGTTTCTAAAAACCCCAGGGGAAAGAGGGCTAATAAAACAAACCATCACACCCGCATTTCCCTTTCCGCTGTCCCCGAggcagggaaaaaaaaaaaacttgcaCCTTTGTgaccaaaaaaagggctgAGCGTTATTCCCATAGCCGCCCTCCCAGTCCCAAGATGTCTTTAACCCtcgttttttctctctcatttcAGCCGTTCTCATTCCGTCCGAATCGTTCTCCGTCCTCGCTTGAGTGTTCCCTTCCATGACGTTTCTGCGGCTTGTTTCAGCAGCTCAGTGACAAACCATATTCCCCGTCCCCGCAAGTATTTTTTTGGGTTTCAAATTTCCAACCGGCCCTTTTCTGCTGTTTTGCTGAAAGGGTTGTATAAATGAGCAGAAAACaaacggagaaaaaaaagtacaaACGCAAATGTCAAAGGATGATgaaaaaatgaaagaaaagaataaaaaaagaacaagggcGAGGCAGAATATTTCCGGTGAGAAGATAGAAATAAAGGAAGCCTCCGCTCGCCCCAGCATACATACCCCCCTTTGTCCTCTCCCAAACGCCGTGCTAGACAAAAATCGCAAATGTGAGGATTCAAGTCCTCTTTGTCCAAGGATGCAAAAAAATGTAAATGtcgaagagaaaaaaaaaagcagaaaaaCAAAGCAAGCCAGTCCCCCTTTGATCTTCTGTGAGAGCCGAGCCTTCATGTATCGTGATATAGAGCCTGTACAAGTTACCAAAACCATTGTCCCCAtaacttttctttttgttccACGCCCAAGTCGCAAAAAGTCCAAGTTGCAAAGAACCATCATGGACCACAAAATCAACGACGAAAACTAAAGCTTCTGGATTCTTCGAGAGCATTGATTTCAGCTCTCCACGAGTCCCTTCGGTAAACTCTGTTGAAATGGCAGGTCGGATTCAGAGAGGCCGTAGGTGTCATACTCCGACCATTCCAGGGCCGTAGCTCGATTGGCGCATGGCGCTCGGGTAGGGCGGTGTGTTTCCTGAACTCTGCTCGGTGTTAGAAATGACCGGCAGCATCGGAATTCGGGTTCTCGCTTGCCTTCTTGCGGCGCTTCTGGCCTCCTTCACCTTCTCCCGTAGAGTAGCCTGTTTCAAGGCCAGTGTCGTCGTCGGGGAATCCCTCGCCGTATCCTTCGTAGCTGCTGTCGCCATAGGATCGCTTCTTGATGCTGCGCTGAGGTCGTGCGGCATTTGAGCCAGACGACAGCTGAGACTTGTGCCGGTTGATGGCCGCTCCAGGCATGGATATTAGAGGCGTGTTTGGCGCCGTCGGTTTCGCGGACGGTGCCTTCGAACTATCACCATTAGATGGGCCAATGTCCCCTAACACCGACGTGTCCCAAACAGATTTCGCGACTGGGCCCTTGGCCATAGTCAAGGCGCGGCCCAAGGACGACTGGGTCAGCTCCGACAAGCCATCCATGAGAGAACGGCCCTTGACCATGTGGACGTTCCATTCGTGGTCGGGAACCTGCAGCATGGCTAGGAAATCCGAGGGCGagtcctccttcttcttctggacaTCAAAGTGCCCAGTGACGCCCAGCCGCTTAATGTGACCCTTGTACGTCTTGCGGAGCGCGTTCTTCTCGCCGTTTGGCTTCTCTCTGGCGACTTCGGCGGCCAGATTGGCCAAGTCGAACATGTCGTAGAGATCTTCCGACGTGCTAGGAAGAGACTCGGGATGCGCTAGATGGATAGCAGTGTCAACAAAGCAGAGATCTTAGTAACGACAAAAACATCCCAACGACTGTCGAGATCCCGTCATCcaagggaggaggagcgagACGAGAGCAGCGAGGGAAGTCTTACGAGATTTCAGAAGGAGGTATTTCAGGCCCACGTCCCGGTGCAGGTCTTCGATGGCGAGCTTGTAGTCGTCAATGTGAGCCTTTTTCAGGTCGCGGTCGTCGCCGACATCTTCGAGGGGCCGCTTTCGCTTGTGCGGTGAGTCGTCGAGCATGATGGAGTCGGGGTGCGAGGAGCTGCCGTTGACGCTGTGTGCAGGAGTCGGCAAGGTCGTCGTTCCTGTTCCCGCGGCGGCCACAGAGCCGGACGAGCCGAGGGAGGGATCCGAAGAGGTTGCGGGCGAGAATTGCGAGGGACTTTGGGGAGTTTGGGGGTGGAAAGACATCATGAACCAAGGCTCCTTCGCGAGGGACCAGAGTGGCGTGTCGCGCCAGGCCGGGAGGCCGAGATGTCGCTGCGGTAAGGGGAAGGGCCGAATTCAGGCGGTCGGCTTCATACACTCGGCCTGTCGACGGTGACGGATTGCCTGGCGATGGTTTCTCTTGCGTTCTCTGGAGATGACGGGAGGACAGCTGAGGGCGACGGTCCCGTGTCGGCGAGCCGAGAGGAGCAGAGCCCGGCGTCTTTCAGggtttttttccttcctaTCGCTAGGGGGGCGGTCGGTGGAATTCGCTGGGGGAGAAATTCCGCTGCGGCGCAAAGATGCGGGAGAGAGAATGGACACGGACAAAACCGTGGGCGTCGTCGATTCAACAGTTGGGCAGGGAGAGCGATTGTAGGGCGACGGACGGGGGCGATGATGGAAGCGCTGAGGGCTGGAGAGGCGATAatgctggagaagcaaaaggtgGAGAGGCGAAGGGATCCTCCGAGCCTGAAAGACGAGGCACAACAGTCAATCCGCTGGATTAGTggactgggctgggctggactggCCAAAAGAGCGGGCGGCTCAAGGGCTGCCTTTCCTGGCCGGGCTAAAAGGCTAGTGGATGCTTCCAGCGCTGTCAGCACTGGCCGTCGGCGAGCACAGAAGCTTGAGGGCAACGGCGCTAAGCTGCAGTGGGCTGTTGCGTGAACAAACGCGTGTTTGCCGAGGATGGGCCAGGCCAGCCAGAGCCTGTGCGCTTTTTGCTTTCGTTGGAACGCTGGCACGTTGCTGGGGGATGTGTGACAACAAACACTTTGGGCGCTTGCAGACCTTTTCTAAAAAAAgacaggaaaaaaagaaaaaccacaAGTACCAGAGGGATACCTTTGTCAATGTCTTTCAACGTTACTAAACGAGGCACTAGTTCTCCCGTCGTATTCAACGGCATGTGCCTGTatgtctcagcctctctccAAAAACAATTCGCCGTGCTCGTCAATATGTACtttcgtactccgtacaggtTCCGCCGCTAGCGCTCCATCATCGGTGAATTCGATCAATCAATGCTTTCCCGCTGCATGAACAAATGCTTATGTAACCCAAATGCAGAGGCTTTCAGCACTTCTCCACCTTTCCAACTTTCCAACCGCATCAGTAAGCAGAGCACATGCGCATCACAAGCTAAATCACATGACCGGCGGGGCAGAATTCCGATCCCGAGGGCGTGCAAACAAAATTCAAACTTCTCCCCgctggagcttcttcttttcttcttttttttttctcatcaaaCCACGACCAGCAATCGATAATGAAAAAACCGCCGCCGGCCTGTTCCTGATCACTCAGCGACACCTCGATGCTGCCGACGATATCTCGATGCCTGGTCCAGAGCGCACTTTTTACAGCAACCTTGCCTAAAACCATCATCACGAGGGCCCCGTCTGTGTGGCTACCATGATGCGGTGATGACCTGATGCAAGTGACATACCATCCTCActatatttattaagtaattgGGAAACGATCTGCGGGGGAGAATCATGTGCAATGGGTCATTGTGAATGTGTGTGTGCGCGCATGTGAATAGAATATCAGTCTTTCGACTTCTCTCACATCTCCATGAATCACCAAATAGAATGCCTCACCTCGCACACATGCATCTCCTCAGGATCCAGTCGGAATGCCGTCGTATCATCACTAGCATGTGTATCTTTCTCTCTGGAAACAAATTGGAAATACAAAGGTAAGCTATACTTATTCATAGGCTCGACTCCGTAGCGTTTTGTCTTCCAACCAAACACACCACTTATTATGATGACACCTAACATCTGGTAAACCTATCTGCCATGCTGCCGTTTTCAGGGGATTCAAACGATATCGTTTATATAACCGTCAACCACTTGGCTGCGTGCGGATAATCATTGGCTTAACTGATTAGAGTGTGGTGACATAAATGGAGCAAAAGAGTTGCCTTGAAATTCGTAACCGATATACTGACCAGAGTCGCTTATCCAGGTGAGCCAACGAAGCCGAACGACGTTACCAGCCTAGACAACGCATATCGCGGATCGCAACATCGTTTTCATATCATAAGGTGTAAGCCGCTCAAGGTGAAATCTGTAGTCTATTATTACGAGAAACGACCCGTCTGTCGAAGTTAATCCGCCTTTTCtgtcttcctttttctttatcaAATCACAAGGTTGGCTGGAGAACATCTTTCTCGTGCACTTTGCAAATAGCAGTTGAATTTTACGACGAGTAATGACAATTGTGTcatgacaaagaaaaaacctATTCAATTGGTTATCTTCGCCCAACGACGAGGAGCATCCGGCTGCCAAGAAAGTATTTTTGTTATATacaagtaaaagaaaaagaagaaaagaagaccaCGTCTCAGCGTGTCCAGTCCCTGCCAGAGTGCAACTTTCTCAAGAGAAAGGGGGTAAAATCGGGTATGTCCTTGTTGTAATCTATACAATTGAacgggaagaagagaaggagaaaggagagaaagcaaagaaggtggtcagaagaagaagatgaagtagaagaagagaaagatgtgaaaaaagaaattgcaaaagagaaaaaaatacaagagagaagaagagaagagaagaagaaattgtCGGATGTCCAAAGATGTTGCGTCGTTTGCCCAACTCCAAAAGGGTATTTGGTATCTCAAATTCCGCACATGGTCCCGTCGTATCGCTCCAGGTAAAtgcgtttttttttttcaagtcCCAGACCAGTCCGCCAGAATAATGTTAGAGTAATCCCAAGGAAACTCCTTTACCATCAGCTAAGATGGTCCGGGGACAGTATATAGTTGAGTTTGGCTTGGGAGTATGGCCTGCTGATTCCCTTATAAGCCAACAGCTCCTCTGCCGTATTTTGTGGCGCCCGCCGAGCCTGCCAGGGCCCGTCCGTAGTGCATCCCAATGCATAAATCATTTGCTGCCCAACTCCAAAGGGAAAACGGTAATGAAAGGGGAGAAAGTCGACTGAGGTGTAGATGGGCAAGCCCTGGCCTCATCTATTTCGCCGTTTGTCAAAATGTAATATGTGAACTGCCACATCGCCACGTAGCATGCACTCGCCTTCCGTATACTAATCGGTCGTAATTCTTGTCTCTGTGGTTTATGTAGTTATGTCCGTTCAACTTTTATGATCGGGAACGTATTGGCAGTGTTTCTGGTGCTCAAAGCACAGACTTAACTTGTGCTATGATGCAATGAGGGCCTCGCTCTATCGAGTGGTGACGTTGCTCCTCCTTGAGTTATATATCCTCGATCCCGTTTCAATGAAATTGCGCTGTTTAAATCGTTCATGCCATAGCTGTCGTTACGTTGCTGGTTATTTGCGTAATCCGGTGCCCCGCTAGGATAAACGCTTCTCGAGTCTGTACGAGAATCATGACCATTCAGGCCACTCTGCAGAGTCTGGGGAAACCCAGGTGTACCCACCGAGTCTGGATAGTCTCTTACACTTGATGGTGTAGCTGATGTTCGCGGCGGAGGAGCCGCCAGAGAAGGGGTCAGCGGCGCTGATAAAGGAGCGGCGCCGTAGCTGGCCTGGTATGTTGAGGATGCTCCATATTGCGAAGAAGATCCGGCTGTTCGATGATTTTGCGACTGAGGAGATTGGAGTGCTCGATAATGGTCTGTCGTATTCAGGGGCAACGAGGCTGAGGCAGCTCGAAGACGAGATCCATTCTCAGATGTCTGCTGGAAATTGGGGTAGCTCAATCCTGTCGGCGATGATTGTGCATTACTGCCGCCTGTTGATCATCATCAGCGTCAATATTCAACCAGTTTCGAGGTCTATCAACTTACTTGTGTAGGGACTCCGGTCAACACCCCCTGCGCTGCTGGGTGGCGCTTGGCTCATCTGACCGGGCTGATAGACCAAGGAAGACCGATCAGATACACTGGAGTGCGTATTCACACCAGGATGCATATAGTGTAATTGCAGAGACTCAGACCTTGGCCTGGATACCGGATCCCGGTTATGAAAGTTTTGGAGTGGCCTAACTCCGTGGCGATGCGCATCCAGGGGCCCGTGTGGCCCGCCACTTCCATGGGGAGGATAGCGCTCACTAGAGTGCGGTGATATTGGCGACATGACTCCGGATGAATTTACTGTGTTCGAAGGGTAAAAGCCGATGTTGCCAAACGATGGCGTCAAGCCTGTGGGTGACATATGACCTGGTCCCTCTTGACGCCGCACGTCCACCATTAGGGGTGCTCTCATCGAGTTGCTCGGATATGGAGGGTGGTGTCCAAAGTCTACGGGGGCTGCCAGCGGCATCGGCATATGGACTGCCCCGTAAGGAGAATGCAAAGCTTGTACATTGTCAAAATCGTCTGGAACTGCTCTCATCTTGATCATTCGATCACGGTCATCGGCGTTGAGCCTCTTGATCTTCGCACGCCTAACAGACTAGTCAGATGCTATTGGTGTTCCTCCCACTCCCGGAGAGCCTGTGATAGAACATCTCTTGTTAATCTAACTTACCGGTTCTGAAACCACACTTGGACTTGTCGAGGGCTTAATCCAGGTATTTCTCTGGACAACCTTTCTCGATGGGCAGCGTCGGGATGGGGCTGCTTTGCAAATTCGCTCGTCAAGAACCGTGTTTGCTGGTGCGTAAGCCTTCACCATCATGTTAGCTCGCTGGCTTGTTCATATCCAGCCGTGGCTAGGATCCTACCTAAAGCGTTTCATCTTTCTGCGAGCTGCCACCCGTTCCGCCGCAGTTTGAAGTAGTGAATccgcctcatcctcggccATATCCTCGTCAAGTaaggcatcttcttcatccttcgGTACTACCGCACGTTGATCATCTGGTCCAAATCTATCAGAGGGATTGCCCAAGCCTTTCGCCATAGTTGAAGTTGAGTTGACGTAGCCTGAAGGTGCAGAATCTCTAGTAGTGGCTCTGGCAGTCGGTACGGGTTCGTCCAGCAAACGGGATGTCGTGCTCATGCTTCTTGAttcctcctttctctctGATGACTCGGCAAGTCGGGAAGGGTGGCCGTGGTCCTCTGCTGCTCCGCGATAAGTATTATGGTGTAAACTGGGTGTCAGTGTTGGCTGTCTATCTGTATGGGCTTCTAGCCGAAGATTTT
Above is a genomic segment from Trichoderma breve strain T069 chromosome 6, whole genome shotgun sequence containing:
- a CDS encoding fungal specific transcription factor domain-containing protein, which encodes MDRMGMFQMPGLVQPPLTGQPPQIFGYDGLTNLQQLPPDMTAQMFADSNLLLDDSQDAKRRRIARACDQCRRKKIKCDGKLPSCTHCTNYKTECIFTQIEKKRATPKGAKYIEALENRLTRMEKLLRLAGILVNEDDDLAELEKRLIEKSGHPAAVAPSSGPSSPSRLTSESDATASPRSSVTSPGSLQGEEEVEALSEMMCSLVTNHCGETRYIGSSSGFSIFSPKGVQWINNKTGDATFQNMISEVSEDDHKWTNWKPEIFSDLFQRPVFRPLPSKPEAMSLLKDFFENFNFERQYSDDPYQGSGWWASLNCALAIAHRLRVMSNLVPQEEDEKAWGYLKNAMSVFAELTMRNTDLLSVQALLGMALFMQGTPNPQPTFLLIAAAIRLSHSIGLHKKGTGFNLNPIEIEQRKRVFWIAYMLDKDLCLRSGRPPAQDDDDMNVELPDADPEDNIGNIPLADGKGKMNLFRVMCEFAVIESNVYKRLYSAKAAKQSDGELLATIGELDQELEEWKDRIPIDFRPEHEIRASHTPLILHIVMVHFTYYNCLTTIHRMSIHHGFWTSRLANYAISGQNVRPLNPRVFSSAMLSTAAARASIALLKYIPQGDFSCVWLILYFPVSALVTLFGNILQNPLDQRAKSDVRLMNLVVTFLSMLGQEAEQGGVHRMLGICSEFCRIAQRVIEKAEREQSSRRKRKPAETPANAKSTTPASSTHSPQHTGSTATTTPQSHAHDTLSPEFAAARSYQSAANKATPSGSSPSLDPMGWAQDFQVPQEMEFESFEEMTGFGGDLQSPPAPNGRGFQQPLLPQDLFSLSMSLDWNWVEMSGGAYPTVENGNFGGLENTGVLDPRQHQQ
- a CDS encoding rox3 mediator complex subunit domain-containing protein translates to MSFHPQTPQSPSQFSPATSSDPSLGSSGSVAAAGTGTTTLPTPAHSVNGSSSHPDSIMLDDSPHKRKRPLEDVGDDRDLKKAHIDDYKLAIEDLHRDVGLKYLLLKSPHPESLPSTSEDLYDMFDLANLAAEVAREKPNGEKNALRKTYKGHIKRLGVTGHFDVQKKKEDSPSDFLAMLQVPDHEWNVHMVKGRSLMDGLSELTQSSLGRALTMAKGPVAKSVWDTSVLGDIGPSNGDSSKAPSAKPTAPNTPLISMPGAAINRHKSQLSSGSNAARPQRSIKKRSYGDSSYEGYGEGFPDDDTGLETGYSTGEGEGGQKRRKKSSGNTPPYPSAMRQSSYGPGMVGV
- a CDS encoding homeobox domain-containing protein produces the protein MLATRSCDPEHSHWSLGKYFPAPGKASTSPRMSDQYDSSLQTQPDWQGQYPYLSQPAGSAYSQPSESNHANSGVVQPQSMAQSENLRLEAHTDRQPTLTPSLHHNTYRGAAEDHGHPSRLAESSERKEESRSMSTTSRLLDEPVPTARATTRDSAPSGYVNSTSTMAKGLGNPSDRFGPDDQRAVVPKDEEDALLDEDMAEDEADSLLQTAAERVAARRKMKRFRLTHQQTRFLTSEFAKQPHPDAAHRERLSREIPGLSPRQVQVWFQNRRAKIKRLNADDRDRMIKMRAVPDDFDNVQALHSPYGAVHMPMPLAAPVDFGHHPPYPSNSMRAPLMVDVRRQEGPGHMSPTGLTPSFGNIGFYPSNTVNSSGVMSPISPHSSERYPPHGSGGPHGPLDAHRHGVRPLQNFHNRDPVSRPRSESLQLHYMHPGVNTHSSVSDRSSLVYQPGQMSQAPPSSAGGVDRSPYTSGSNAQSSPTGLSYPNFQQTSENGSRLRAASASLPLNTTDHYRALQSPQSQNHRTAGSSSQYGASSTYQASYGAAPLSAPLTPSLAAPPPRTSATPSSVRDYPDSVGTPGFPQTLQSGLNGHDSRTDSRSVYPSGAPDYANNQQRNDSYGMNDLNSAISLKRDRGYITQGGATSPLDRARPSLHHSTS